The genomic DNA GACGATGTAAAGGGCAATCAGGACGGCACAACCCTTCCCGTACACGAATCCGCATGCAGCGGTGATGCGGCGAGAATCGCGCGCGAACCCGAGAATGCCCTGCCATCTCTTCGTTCCAGCAAAACTCGCGGGCGGCGCTGCGCGGACCGGGAAAACTTGACCGTGCCAGCTTTGCCGGCTAGAGTTGCTCGAAACCCTGGGGGATTTTGTCGCGTGAACCTGGCAGCCGCAAATCTTGTGCTACGGCTGTTGCTTACCTCGGGCGGGCTGCGGCTCGCCGGTGGTCGGCCGTAGGGCGCGTGCGCAAAGGTTTCCCCTGAAACAGCCACACGATCGACCCTGAGGCCGAAGACGGTCTTGGGGTTTTTTTGTTGCCCATTTCGCGGACAATCGAACGGGCCGGGAGTAGTGCGAACGTGAACCAGTCAGCCAGCCGGGAACGCCTGCTGTTGCTACGCGCGCCGACCAGGGGTCGGCAGCCGCGCGCCAGCGGCTAGGTTTGAAGTGGTTCGCGCTCGACAACAGGTAACAAAACTCCCGCCCACAAAGGTGAATTCCCGATGACTGCCCCGCGTCGCATTACGATTTTCGACACGACCTTGCGCGACGGCGAACAATCGCCCGGCGCCAGCATGAACAACACCGAAAAGCTCGAGGTCGCCCAGGCCCTGGTCGACCTGGGCGTCGACGTCATCGAGGCCGGCTTTCCGATCGCCTCGGTCGGCGATTTCGAGGCCGTGCGGCAAATCGCCCAATCGATCCGCGGGGCGACCATCTGCGGCCTCGCCCGGTGCAACCCGCAAGACATCGATCGCGCCTGGGAGGCGCTGCGGCATGCCGAGCGATCGCGGATTCACGTGTTCCTGGCCACGAGCGCCATCCACCGCGAATTCAAGCTGCGGATGGACAAGGACGAGATCGTGGCCCGGGCCGTCGAGGGCGTTCGCCGTGCAGCTGGCTACACCGACGACGTCGAGTTCTCGCCCGAGGACGCCGCCCGGACCGAGCTCGAGTTTCTCTGCCAGGTGGTCGAAGCGGCAATCGGTGCCGGCGCCACGACCGTGAACATTCCCGACACGGTCGGCTATGCCACGCCGGCGCACATGCACCGCTACATCGCCACGCTCAAGAACAAGGTGCCGAACATCGATCGGGCCGTGATCAGCATCCATTGCCACAACGACCTGGGCCTGGCCGTGGCCAACAGCCTGGCCGCGGTCGAAGCCGGGGCAGGGCAGATCGAGTGCACCATCAACGGCATCGGCGAGCGGGCCGGCAACTGCGCGCTCGAAGAGGTGGTGATGGCCCTGCGCACCCGGCACGACGTCTACGGCTGTACGACCCAGATCCACACGCCGCGGCTGGTGCCCACCAGCCGGCTCGTGGCCAACATCACCGGCATTCAGGTCCAGCGCAACAAGGCGATCGTCGGGCGCAACGCGTTCGCCCACGAGGCCGGCATCCACCAGGACGGCATGCTCAAAGAGCGGTCGACCTACGAAATCATGCGGCCCGAGGACGTCGGTTTCGCCAAGACCGACCTGGTGTTGGGCAAGCACAGCGGTCGGGCGGCGCTGGCCGATCGCGCCAAGTCGCTCGGGTACCGGCTCGACGACTCGCAACTCAACGCCCTGTTCGAGCAGTTCAAGGCGCTGGCCGACAAGAAGAAGGAAATCTACGACGGCGACATCGCCGCCTTGATCGAGCAGGAATTCCGCGACGCGGTCGAGACCTACACGCTCGTCAGCCACGCGATCGACGCGGCCACGGGCCAAACGCCCCGGGCCCGGCTGGTGGTACGCCGCGGCGACCAGGAGCTCAAGGCCGAGGTCCAGGCCGGCGACGGGCCGGTCGATGCGATCTTTCTGGCGATCGAGCAGGTCACGGGCATGCAGGTCGTCTGCAAGGATTTTCAGGTCCACAGCGTGTCGATGGGCAAGGACGCGCAGGGCGAGGTCACCGTCGAGGTCGAGTACCAGGGACGCGTCGTCCGCGGCCGCGGGATCTCGACCGACAGCATCGAGGCCAGTGCCAAGGCGTTCTTGAGTGCGATCAACCGGCTGCTGTCCGGTGCCGGCGAACGACCTTCGGACCCGAGCGCGGCGCAGGCCTCGGCGGCCGTTTAGGTCCGGGGGGCTCAATCGCCGCGCAACGGGGATCACCGCCGTGGTGCGCGACCTGGAACGCTCACTCGTCGGCCAGCTCTTCCTGAAGTTGCAGCCAGCGCTCTTCGGCCGCGGCCAGTTGATCGCATGTGGCCGTCAGTTCGTTATGGCAGCGCAGGGCGTTCGCCGCGTCGAGCGTCGTCAT from Pirellulales bacterium includes the following:
- a CDS encoding 2-isopropylmalate synthase, producing MTAPRRITIFDTTLRDGEQSPGASMNNTEKLEVAQALVDLGVDVIEAGFPIASVGDFEAVRQIAQSIRGATICGLARCNPQDIDRAWEALRHAERSRIHVFLATSAIHREFKLRMDKDEIVARAVEGVRRAAGYTDDVEFSPEDAARTELEFLCQVVEAAIGAGATTVNIPDTVGYATPAHMHRYIATLKNKVPNIDRAVISIHCHNDLGLAVANSLAAVEAGAGQIECTINGIGERAGNCALEEVVMALRTRHDVYGCTTQIHTPRLVPTSRLVANITGIQVQRNKAIVGRNAFAHEAGIHQDGMLKERSTYEIMRPEDVGFAKTDLVLGKHSGRAALADRAKSLGYRLDDSQLNALFEQFKALADKKKEIYDGDIAALIEQEFRDAVETYTLVSHAIDAATGQTPRARLVVRRGDQELKAEVQAGDGPVDAIFLAIEQVTGMQVVCKDFQVHSVSMGKDAQGEVTVEVEYQGRVVRGRGISTDSIEASAKAFLSAINRLLSGAGERPSDPSAAQASAAV